In Candidatus Hydrogenedentota bacterium, the genomic window CGCGCGCGCCACGATAACCAGCCAGATGATCAAGCCGACAAACAGCAGGATCTGCCACAGGCGGCCCAGTTCCAGGAATTCCCAGCCCTGATGCGCCAGCCAGAACCACGCTTTGCCGCCCAGACCCTTGACGCCGAGCGCCGTGCCCGTCAGGGCCCCGCCCACGACGATGGCCACGGCCAGGAAAAGGATGTCAACGAGCAGGCCCTGCTTGCGCGGCTCTTTCCGGCCCGCGATCGGGGCGAGATACAGCGCCGCCGCAACCCACGCCGTAGCGATCCAGAAGATAGCCAGTTGAAGATGCCATGACTTCGGCAGATTATACGGAATGTTGTCAGAGACCGCCTTGATGCCGTAGAACTCGCCGGGATGCACCGTGTAGTGCGCCATCAGGCCGCCCATGGTGAGCTGTAGCAGAAACAGCGTCATCACGACAAGAAAATACTTGGCCGTCTTGCGCTGGCTCGCCGTAATGGGCAGGTGAATCAGCTTTTCGCCCACCCGCTGGTCAAGTTCCAGGCCGGAGAGGTCCTTGTCGAAGTTGCCCTTGAAGAACACGGCCAGCGCGGCGCCAATGGCAAGCATCAGGCCCAGCAGGGACGCGATGGACCAGACCACCGCTTCCGGCGCGATCTCGTTGCCGACACTGCGATCGGGCGGCCAGTTGTTCGTATAGGTGAGTTCCTTACCCGGACGCAAGGTGCCCGCCGCCCAGGCGGTCCAAAGGTAGAAATCGGCCAGGTGTTTGCGCTCCTCGGCCGTCTTCACGGCCTGCGCGGCAACGACCGTGCCCTTGTCGCCTTCGCCGTACACCCGCTCCCAGTGCTCGCGCACGCGGTCAAAGGCATAGGCCTGCGCTTCCGTCAGTTGCAGCGTCCCGGTCGCCGGGTCGAGCCGGTTCACCTTCAATTCGGCGATGACTCGCGCGTCGATTGCGCCCCGCTGACCGGGCAATAACGCCTCATACGCAAGGTTGTGGTCGCGCTCCGCGTAAAACGCGCGCATGTATTGGCCGACGAGGTGCAGCGTCGTCGCGGTGTAATCATTGCCGCGATAGGTGCCGTGGCCCCAGACCGAGCCATTGTCCATGAGACCGTACTTCTGCCAGACCTGCTGTCCCGCCAGGATGCCGTCGTAATCCGTGTAAGGCTTGTCCTGGTGATCGATCATCTTGGCCGGGTAGGGCGGCGCCGCCTCGAACGTGTACCACCCGCCCACAAGCGTGATGGCGACCGCGCCGAACAACGAGAACAAGAACACTGCTTTCAACCAATTGGGGACCATTGCCGGGTTCCTCCTTACTCCCCGCGGTTACTCACCGCAGACCAACTGTTTAGAATCCACGGAAAGTGTCCGTCCCCCCCGTGGGAAGAACGTGACACCTGAACTGCCGGGCTCGGCGGAAGCGCTCATGAGGCGCCAGATGTGCGCGCCCCACAGCGCCAAGGCCGTCACCTCCAACACGCCGCTGACCCCCGCCAGGGGAAAAGCGGGCTGCGCGAAATCGGTCAAGGTCTGAAAGCCGACGCGCAACGCGCAGCCGGTATTGACCAGCAGGAAAGGCGCCCATAGCGCGGGCTGGCTTCGAACCTCGAAACCGCGCCATGCCGGGACCACGCGCCCGGCCACGCCCAGGATCATCATGCTGACGAAGCCTACGGTAATCGCGTGGCGGATGGCGCCGTAGTACGCGTGCGAGAAACCGATGCGCGCCGCCTCGCTCTCCGGCACGAACGCCCGCAACAGTCCGAACTGGTACACGGGCAGGAGCGTGAGCATCGTCAGCGAGAGCAGCAGCCAGACGTACGCCGCGCGCACGAATTTCAGGCTGCGGTCCGTCGACGCGGAATGTGAGAAGACGCCCAGCTCGCGCACGAGCAGCGCCACGGTCACCACAAGCGTCAGCACGGCGCCGTACCACAGCGCGGCCCAGGCATGGCCCGAGGCGCGCATCAGGATGAAGCCCAGTATCTCGCCCGCGACGGACGCCGCCAGCAAACCCAGCAGCAATGCGCAGCGGCGCTCGCTCACCGGGCGCAGTCCGTAAAACCGCGGCAGGATGCGCTGGCTCACGCCGAGAATCATGGTCAGCGCGAAACCGTGAATCTGCAGATCGCGCAGCGGGGCCTGCCACGCGGCCACGAGCGCCAGCAGCGCATCGCGGTCCGGCGCTAGTGCCGTCGCGTGGAAGTACGCCGCGCTGTAGACGGTCTGGACCAGGAACCAACCCAGCGCCGTCAGAATGAAGCAGTCGGAAACGGCCCAAGGCGCCGAGGACCGGCGAAAAATGTCTATCATCAGGCCCGCAAACAACACTGCCGCCGCGGTTTCGAGCAATGAGCCCGCAAGGCCCGCCCACACCAGCCCGGAATATGCTGTCAGCCCGGCCTGCGCCCCCGAGCGGCATATGATACCGCCCAGCATCAGCCAGAGTGTCCACGTTGCGGTGCCGGGCTGCTTCAGTTCTACGCCCTTGAACCGGGGTAGCGCCCGGTACGCAAATCCCATTACGAACAGCCCCACCCAGCCGAAAATCTGGGCATGGCCGTGTGCGTTCACCTCGTGCAGGCCAACCCCCGTAAACGACCGTGCGCCCGCAATGCGCAGCAACAGCCACGCGCCCCACGTCGCGCCGAGGGTCAGAGCAACCGCGATACCCGCGCGGAAAAACGGGGCATGAACAGGCGGAATCTGACGCCACGCATCACAGGAGCACGTGGCCGAATGAGCGGACTCACAGGACATGGGGCCTGCCTTTCCCTTTAATCACATGCGTATATATGATTACCATAGTTAAAAAAAGACCTATTTCGATTGGGGAACCGCGCGACGGCGCGCCGCGATGGCCGCAATGCTCGATCCCTTCAACATCTTGAAATACCCGTCACGAACCACGGCCCACTGCCGGTGCATCGGGCAAGGCTCCTTTTCCGTGCATGTGCCTTGGCTCATCAGGCAGCGCGACCACCGGCTCACGTGGTCAATCGGTTCGACCACGTCGTAGAGCGTGATGTCCTCCGGCCTGTGCGCAAGCCGGAACCCGCCGCCGAGGCCCTTCTGCGAATGCACGAGGCCCGCCTGCGACAGCGTCTGGAGCAGCTTGCCCAGATAGTTCTGCGGCGCCTGGATTTTCTCCGCGAGCTTGGCCGCGCCCGCGAACTCGTGGTCCTTCAATCCCGCGAGCTCTACCAGCGCGTTCACCGCATGTATGGCCGTCTTGGATATCATGGCTAACACCTTAATCGCATGTCATTATACGATTTTCCCCGCCCGTTGTCAAGCCCCCCATGATCACCGTGAAAATGCCCGCATTTACGGCGATTCCGGCACTCGAACGGATGCCTGCATTTCGCGTGGATGGACCTCATGAACCGTTCCTCACGCGGCGTGGCGGGAGCCGAGGGCCTCTTCGATTTCGGCAAGGAGCCGCTTGAGTTCGAAGGGCTTGTGCAGGCAGGCACGGATGCCGAGTTCCGCGGCTTCCCGGAGTTCGTCTTCTGTGGCCATGCCGGTCACGACGATAACGGGCAGTGCCGGGTCCTGCTCGCGGATATGCCGCAATACCCCAAGCCCGTCCTGGCGCGGCATGCGGATATCAAGCACGACGAGGTCGATGCGGTGTCCCGCCAGGAGCGCCGCCGCCTCGACACCGTCGGAAGCGCTCAGGGCGCGGTAGCCGCGGCCCTGGAAGATTTCTTTGAGCACTTCGCGCAGGTCGACATCGTCGTCAACGACGAGGATGGCGCGCGGCTCATTGGGCGTGCGCCCAAGCGCGGGCCCGGTTCCACGCGCGGCGGGGGCCCGGGCCTCCGCCGGGGAAGGGGCGGCCTCCGCAGCCTCGCGTTCCGGCGCACGCGGAGCCGCGCGCGGCGCCGGCCTCTCCGGGGCGGTCTCCGCGGGCCGGGGCGCAACGGCGGAAATGTCGGCCGCCGCCGGGAGCGCAATGTGGAACACAGCTCCCTGGCCCGGTTCGTCGCCGACGCTGATTTGGCCCCGGTGGCTTTCGATGATGCCATGGCAGACTGCAAGGCCAAGTCCCGTGCCTTCGCCCTGGGCGCGCGTGGTATAGAAGGGTTCGAAAATGCGCCCGCGCAATTCGGGCGGCACGCCGGGGCCCGTATCCGCGAACTGCAGCAGCACGTGCCGCCGGTCTTCGCTGGCGCGCGCGCGCACCGTGAGCACGCCGCCCTTCCCCCCCATCGCCTTCTCCGCATTGACGATGAGATGGATAAACACCTGCTCGATGCGGCGGCGGTCGAGCCGCACGCGGGGCATGCGGTCAGCGTATTCCTCGACAATCCGTATGCCGCGCCGTTCCAGCCGTTCGCGAAAAGATGCAACCACCTGCCGCAGAATGAACGTGATAACCGAGGGCTCGAGGTTGGGCTCGGGCGGCCGCGCGAACTGCATCAGGTCCGTGAGGATCCGGCTGGCGCGGCGGCTCTGCTCGATGATGGTTTCGAGACCGTGCGCGTCTTCGCCCGTAGACGAGCGGTTGAGCATCATTTGCGCGCGGCCCGAGATCACCGCGAGCGGATTGTTGATCTCGTGGGCGGCCCCGGCGGCCAGCGCGGCGATGCCCGAAAGCCGTTCGCCGCGCAGCCGCCACTGAAAGTCCGCCTCATGCGCCAGCAGCGCGCCGGCCATTTCTTCCGTGCGCTGCTGCAACGTCTGTACGTTACGCAGCCGCGCCAAGGCCACGGCCGCAGCGCGCGCAAAGAGGCGCATGTCCGCGAAATCCTCTTCCGTAAACCCGCCGGGCATGTC contains:
- a CDS encoding Rrf2 family transcriptional regulator produces the protein MISKTAIHAVNALVELAGLKDHEFAGAAKLAEKIQAPQNYLGKLLQTLSQAGLVHSQKGLGGGFRLAHRPEDITLYDVVEPIDHVSRWSRCLMSQGTCTEKEPCPMHRQWAVVRDGYFKMLKGSSIAAIAARRRAVPQSK
- a CDS encoding NnrS family protein, whose product is MSCESAHSATCSCDAWRQIPPVHAPFFRAGIAVALTLGATWGAWLLLRIAGARSFTGVGLHEVNAHGHAQIFGWVGLFVMGFAYRALPRFKGVELKQPGTATWTLWLMLGGIICRSGAQAGLTAYSGLVWAGLAGSLLETAAAVLFAGLMIDIFRRSSAPWAVSDCFILTALGWFLVQTVYSAAYFHATALAPDRDALLALVAAWQAPLRDLQIHGFALTMILGVSQRILPRFYGLRPVSERRCALLLGLLAASVAGEILGFILMRASGHAWAALWYGAVLTLVVTVALLVRELGVFSHSASTDRSLKFVRAAYVWLLLSLTMLTLLPVYQFGLLRAFVPESEAARIGFSHAYYGAIRHAITVGFVSMMILGVAGRVVPAWRGFEVRSQPALWAPFLLVNTGCALRVGFQTLTDFAQPAFPLAGVSGVLEVTALALWGAHIWRLMSASAEPGSSGVTFFPRGGRTLSVDSKQLVCGE
- a CDS encoding cbb3-type cytochrome c oxidase subunit I, coding for MVPNWLKAVFLFSLFGAVAITLVGGWYTFEAAPPYPAKMIDHQDKPYTDYDGILAGQQVWQKYGLMDNGSVWGHGTYRGNDYTATTLHLVGQYMRAFYAERDHNLAYEALLPGQRGAIDARVIAELKVNRLDPATGTLQLTEAQAYAFDRVREHWERVYGEGDKGTVVAAQAVKTAEERKHLADFYLWTAWAAGTLRPGKELTYTNNWPPDRSVGNEIAPEAVVWSIASLLGLMLAIGAALAVFFKGNFDKDLSGLELDQRVGEKLIHLPITASQRKTAKYFLVVMTLFLLQLTMGGLMAHYTVHPGEFYGIKAVSDNIPYNLPKSWHLQLAIFWIATAWVAAALYLAPIAGRKEPRKQGLLVDILFLAVAIVVGGALTGTALGVKGLGGKAWFWLAHQGWEFLELGRLWQILLFVGLIIWLVIVARAVMPNFGRGQDRWGTVPFYTYSAIAIVSFFAFGLFYTPKTHITVADFWRWWVVHTWVEGIFEFFAAAAMAYVVTALGLAPKQKALRAAYLTASLALFSGIIGVGHHYYWFGDPDLWLALGGVISTMEPVPILLLLLKVVLDSRHSPATQESFPYKWPMMFMGASAMWAFLGAGVFGFIITTPMVNYFEHSTYLTMNHGHTALFGTYGMLAIGLMLFALRGVVEPKHWNNTLLKIGFLGTNGGLFLMAIFTLLPVGFMQTWDSFEHGLWHARSAAFYEQPLVQFIGQWRIIPDLIIIAGALCLFLFVVQAMRNLKPVGIEEETEIEIPSAETGNALAVK
- a CDS encoding response regulator — protein: DAVRRIAFTHAVPAMFPPAADAAHDRDMFWRHARLSGAYAAALARQTEAAHAPIAYVAALLHNIGRLALDTVAPEACAAIRAAAAADNRTLVEAERRETGVDHTLAGKWLLENWGLPEPYIAAAWLHHHPPGALDETRYPVRLVELVRLAGLLAARTLESDERNGAVTADERALLKRLGLTEAAAQQVIDEQTAVAAQKPVSPPRIAPPAATDTQRRLERRLGRLDLLERLHTHFAEARHVGGVLDALALHIRDAFHVPWGLCYAAETELACLEGRCWGEGQGSLTAFSLPLGGVSAAMSGDLDAALPAAFATAAQDMRDGLLSVTTLESLVQRPGFIVAPMTAGGAQWGRIFLDTTDMPGGFTEEDFADMRLFARAAAVALARLRNVQTLQQRTEEMAGALLAHEADFQWRLRGERLSGIAALAAGAAHEINNPLAVISGRAQMMLNRSSTGEDAHGLETIIEQSRRASRILTDLMQFARPPEPNLEPSVITFILRQVVASFRERLERRGIRIVEEYADRMPRVRLDRRRIEQVFIHLIVNAEKAMGGKGGVLTVRARASEDRRHVLLQFADTGPGVPPELRGRIFEPFYTTRAQGEGTGLGLAVCHGIIESHRGQISVGDEPGQGAVFHIALPAAADISAVAPRPAETAPERPAPRAAPRAPEREAAEAAPSPAEARAPAARGTGPALGRTPNEPRAILVVDDDVDLREVLKEIFQGRGYRALSASDGVEAAALLAGHRIDLVVLDIRMPRQDGLGVLRHIREQDPALPVIVVTGMATEDELREAAELGIRACLHKPFELKRLLAEIEEALGSRHAA